In Candidatus Defluviilinea proxima, a single genomic region encodes these proteins:
- a CDS encoding MBL fold metallo-hydrolase has translation MNIQLTHISTATLLMEIGSLRILTDPVFDPAGGQYAFGYGTSSVKLTEPATPADALGKIDAVLLSHDHHEDNLDRAGRALLPKAGKVITTRAGEKRLNGNALGLGPWQSTTLKAQDVEIKVTAVPARHGTLGSHILVGETTGFVLEWQGQKHGALYISGDTVWFNGLREIGQRFKIGTAIVHIGGVQFPIMGPIRFTFNAHEAIQIAQTLNPRTVIPIHYEGWKHFKETETAARKVFEASDIKEKIHWLPQGKSVDVEI, from the coding sequence ATGAACATTCAACTGACACACATTAGCACTGCCACACTACTCATGGAAATCGGCTCGCTGCGTATCCTGACCGACCCGGTCTTTGACCCAGCAGGCGGACAGTATGCGTTTGGCTACGGGACAAGCTCCGTTAAGTTGACCGAGCCTGCCACACCTGCAGATGCTCTCGGGAAAATTGATGCCGTCCTCTTGAGCCATGACCATCATGAAGATAATCTCGACCGTGCAGGTCGTGCACTGTTACCCAAGGCAGGGAAAGTTATCACCACTCGCGCAGGAGAGAAGAGATTGAATGGCAATGCCCTCGGGCTGGGACCATGGCAGAGCACAACACTCAAAGCGCAGGATGTAGAGATCAAAGTGACAGCCGTCCCAGCAAGACATGGCACATTGGGTAGTCACATTCTCGTGGGCGAGACGACCGGCTTCGTCCTCGAATGGCAGGGACAAAAACACGGGGCGTTATACATCTCTGGCGATACGGTCTGGTTCAATGGCTTGCGCGAGATTGGGCAACGATTCAAGATCGGGACAGCGATCGTGCATATTGGCGGCGTGCAGTTTCCGATCATGGGGCCGATCCGTTTTACATTCAATGCCCATGAGGCGATACAGATCGCACAGACACTCAACCCACGGACGGTGATCCCCATCCATTACGAAGGGTGGAAACATTTCAAGGAAACAGAAACAGCCGCAAGGAAAGTTTTTGAAGCGTCAGATATCAAAGAAAAAATCCACTGGCTTCCGCAGGGAAAGTCAGTGGATGTGGAAATCTAA